Proteins encoded within one genomic window of Jiangella mangrovi:
- a CDS encoding ABC transporter permease, which translates to MTDARIDVASPHLAGGRGEPSPPAGASKPWWHRAGLTTSRRRALISLLVGVAIWEFVARVLVDGSLFFVPLTDVVRAGYDLTLTGELQHHAWVSFQEFFYGIMLAVVVGVPLGMAVGISARVRDYVQPWISGFYSTPLIALAPLFILWLGIGIVSKVAVVFAMALFPITINTTAGIKNTDQDLIDVARAFGYSRSDIFRKVLLPSALSFIVTGFRLAVGRGIVAVVVAEFFGSRGGLGYLILVSSQSFAMDRLLLAVLLLAFTGVIGIGLVGRLERRLAPWREDMTV; encoded by the coding sequence ATGACTGATGCCAGGATCGACGTGGCGAGCCCGCACCTCGCGGGCGGCCGCGGCGAGCCGTCCCCGCCGGCCGGAGCCTCGAAGCCGTGGTGGCACCGCGCCGGGCTGACGACGAGCCGCCGGCGGGCGTTGATCTCGCTGCTGGTCGGGGTCGCGATCTGGGAGTTCGTTGCCCGGGTGCTGGTCGACGGCAGCCTGTTCTTCGTCCCGCTCACCGACGTCGTCCGGGCCGGCTACGACCTCACCCTGACCGGTGAGCTGCAGCACCACGCCTGGGTGAGCTTCCAGGAGTTCTTCTACGGCATCATGCTGGCGGTCGTCGTCGGCGTCCCGCTGGGCATGGCGGTCGGCATCAGCGCCCGGGTCCGCGACTACGTGCAGCCGTGGATCTCCGGGTTCTACTCGACGCCGCTGATCGCGCTGGCGCCACTGTTCATCCTCTGGCTGGGCATCGGCATCGTGTCGAAGGTCGCCGTGGTGTTCGCGATGGCGCTGTTCCCGATCACCATCAACACGACCGCGGGCATCAAGAACACCGACCAGGACCTCATCGACGTCGCCCGCGCCTTCGGGTACTCGCGCTCGGACATCTTCCGCAAGGTCCTGCTGCCGTCGGCGCTGTCGTTCATCGTCACCGGCTTCCGCCTCGCCGTCGGCCGCGGCATCGTCGCCGTCGTCGTCGCGGAGTTCTTCGGCTCCCGCGGCGGGCTGGGCTACCTGATCCTCGTCTCGAGCCAGTCCTTCGCGATGGACCGGCTGCTGCTGGCGGTCCTGCTGCTCGCGTTCACCGGCGTCATCGGAATCGGGCTGGTCGGACGGCTGGAGCGCCGGCTCGCCCCCTGGCGGGAGGACATGACGGTATGA
- a CDS encoding ABC transporter ATP-binding protein produces MTTTPMVSIRDFRLVRQTRNGSLLVLDDVSFDVADREFVAIVGPSGCGKTTLLKSIDGLIPRTSGEITVNGTVVDKPGPDRGFVFQMDSLFPWRTVLANIRLGLEARAGDRATKNRIARDLAALVGLQGFEEHYPHQLSGGMRQRVNVARALAVDPQVLLMDEPFSSLDAQTREVLQEELLRIWSERSKTVIFVTHQIDEAAYLADRVIVLSARPGRVRASIPIELPRPRTLELKRTPEFIAIVDRIWQEIELNDSGRSARDADDTQEARVNHA; encoded by the coding sequence ATGACGACGACACCCATGGTCAGCATCCGGGACTTCCGGCTGGTCCGGCAGACCCGCAACGGCTCGCTGCTGGTGCTCGACGACGTCAGCTTCGACGTCGCCGACCGCGAGTTCGTCGCCATCGTCGGGCCCAGCGGCTGCGGCAAGACCACGCTGCTCAAGTCCATCGACGGGCTGATCCCGCGCACGTCCGGCGAGATCACCGTCAACGGCACCGTCGTCGACAAGCCGGGGCCGGACCGCGGGTTCGTCTTCCAGATGGACTCGCTGTTCCCCTGGCGGACGGTGCTCGCGAACATCCGGCTCGGGCTCGAGGCCCGCGCCGGCGACCGCGCCACGAAGAACCGGATCGCCCGCGACCTCGCCGCGCTGGTGGGGCTGCAGGGCTTCGAGGAGCACTACCCGCACCAGCTGTCCGGCGGCATGCGCCAGCGGGTGAACGTGGCCCGCGCGCTCGCCGTCGACCCCCAGGTCCTGCTGATGGACGAGCCGTTCAGCAGCCTCGACGCGCAGACCCGCGAGGTGCTGCAGGAGGAGCTGCTGCGCATCTGGTCCGAGCGCAGCAAGACCGTCATCTTCGTCACGCACCAGATCGACGAGGCCGCCTACCTGGCCGACCGCGTCATCGTGCTCAGCGCCCGGCCCGGCCGCGTGCGCGCCAGCATCCCGATCGAGCTGCCCCGGCCGCGGACGCTCGAGCTCAAGAGGACCCCAGAGTTCATCGCGATCGTGGACCGGATCTGGCAGGAGATCGAGCTCAACGACTCCGGCCGGTCCGCCCGCGACGCCGACGACACCCAGGAAGCGAGGGTGAACCATGCGTAG
- a CDS encoding ABC transporter substrate-binding protein has translation MRRTTMFAALVASILLAAACSGSGDGDGDSADAGGGDGATAEPSAPAEDEPTEYPTEELLIGFAAPNQVYSAVYVAMDQGFFADEGFDAEVVLTQSSTGAVQQAAAGSVQFAGATPDAAIFGMQQGAPVTIVSSTIKGSPLSVVGGPDVTDWEDLRGQTIGVSALKGGEIALLRQLLSEHGLEEGDDYDVIVSGATPAKAAALSEGSVAAAVLFSPTDYALEAQGFNILGSTAELETADQMPLIVYLVNDDWVGDNDRGERLGRVLVRANEWLQDPANRDEAVEIFAAAADQAPEHVAATYELWFDEFGIGTPDGQVTAEEIRTTLEMMAADGDVPEPLPDPGEFIDPSYIENAIQSGAAN, from the coding sequence ATGCGTAGGACGACGATGTTCGCGGCACTGGTCGCATCGATCCTGCTCGCCGCGGCCTGCTCGGGCTCGGGCGACGGCGACGGCGACAGCGCCGACGCGGGCGGGGGTGACGGCGCGACGGCGGAACCGTCGGCCCCCGCCGAGGACGAGCCCACCGAGTACCCCACGGAGGAGCTGCTGATCGGCTTCGCCGCCCCCAACCAGGTCTACTCGGCCGTGTACGTGGCCATGGACCAGGGCTTCTTCGCCGACGAGGGCTTCGACGCCGAGGTCGTGCTGACGCAGAGCTCCACGGGCGCCGTCCAGCAGGCGGCCGCCGGATCGGTGCAGTTCGCCGGCGCCACCCCCGACGCCGCCATCTTCGGCATGCAGCAGGGCGCCCCGGTGACCATCGTGTCGTCGACCATCAAGGGCTCCCCGCTGAGCGTCGTCGGCGGCCCCGACGTCACCGACTGGGAGGACCTGCGCGGCCAGACGATCGGCGTCTCGGCACTCAAGGGCGGCGAGATCGCGCTGCTGCGCCAGCTGCTGTCCGAGCACGGCCTGGAGGAGGGCGACGACTACGACGTCATCGTCTCCGGCGCCACCCCGGCGAAGGCGGCGGCGCTGAGCGAGGGCTCCGTGGCCGCCGCGGTGCTGTTCAGCCCGACCGACTACGCCCTCGAGGCCCAGGGATTCAACATCCTCGGCTCGACGGCCGAGCTGGAGACCGCGGACCAGATGCCGCTGATCGTCTACCTGGTGAACGACGACTGGGTGGGCGACAACGACCGCGGCGAGCGACTGGGCCGGGTGCTCGTGCGGGCCAACGAGTGGCTGCAGGACCCGGCCAACCGGGACGAGGCCGTCGAGATCTTCGCCGCCGCCGCCGACCAGGCCCCCGAGCACGTCGCCGCCACCTACGAGCTGTGGTTCGACGAGTTCGGCATCGGCACCCCGGACGGCCAGGTCACGGCCGAGGAGATCCGGACGACGCTGGAGATGATGGCCGCCGACGGCGACGTCCCGGAGCCGCTGCCCGATCCGGGGGAGTTCATCGACCCCAGCTACATCGAGAACGCGATCCAGTCCGGCGCCGCGAACTGA
- a CDS encoding fumarylacetoacetate hydrolase family protein, which yields MRFVTYDRDGTPQPAVLRGAELVDLDVPRILDVIRLGDDGLRLAAAALDRPASAVLDDVHLLSPIPEPERFVLATGWNYLEHFNEGIGKRNDTVVELPEFPSFFAKADTTVIGPRDPLPYDAALTEQLDGEGEIAVVIGIGGRNIPVDQVPRHLFGYTLANDVTARDIQRRHGGQWLKGKSVDGTCPLGPALVTPDELDPQVPLDLTYSVNGEVMQDATTDLMIFTIAELVSSLSEAMTLQPGDILLTGTPAGAGYARNPPMFLAPGDEVVVASSALGELRNRVVEQSLTTYTPHAAQSAAEV from the coding sequence ATGCGCTTCGTGACCTATGACCGTGACGGTACCCCGCAGCCGGCCGTGCTCCGCGGCGCCGAGCTCGTCGACCTCGACGTGCCCCGGATCCTGGACGTGATCCGCCTCGGCGACGACGGGCTCCGGCTGGCGGCGGCCGCCCTGGACCGCCCGGCGAGCGCCGTCCTCGACGACGTCCACCTGCTGTCCCCGATCCCCGAGCCCGAGCGGTTCGTCCTGGCCACCGGCTGGAACTACCTCGAGCACTTCAACGAGGGCATCGGCAAGCGGAACGACACGGTCGTGGAGCTCCCGGAGTTCCCGAGCTTCTTCGCCAAGGCCGACACCACCGTCATCGGGCCGCGCGACCCGCTGCCCTACGACGCCGCGCTGACCGAGCAGCTCGACGGCGAGGGCGAGATCGCCGTCGTCATCGGGATCGGCGGCCGCAACATCCCGGTCGACCAGGTGCCCCGGCACCTGTTCGGCTACACCCTGGCCAACGACGTCACGGCCCGCGACATCCAGCGCCGGCACGGCGGGCAGTGGCTCAAGGGCAAGAGCGTCGACGGCACGTGCCCGCTGGGCCCGGCGCTGGTGACGCCGGACGAGCTGGACCCGCAGGTCCCGCTCGACCTCACCTACAGCGTCAACGGCGAGGTCATGCAGGACGCCACCACGGACCTCATGATCTTCACGATCGCCGAGCTGGTCTCGTCGTTGTCCGAGGCCATGACGCTGCAACCGGGGGACATCCTGCTCACCGGCACGCCCGCCGGCGCCGGCTACGCCAGGAACCCGCCGATGTTCCTGGCTCCCGGCGACGAGGTGGTCGTGGCCAGTTCCGCCCTGGGCGAGCTGCGCAACCGGGTCGTGGAGCAGTCGCTGACGACGTACACGCCGCACGCCGCGCAGTCCGCGGCCGAGGTGTAA
- a CDS encoding amidohydrolase family protein, with product MSRRDLSRRGFLGAAGAAGVTAAGLGSAALANAVSPAAAAAAGAGREGSGVGLALVNGRIHTFDGTDRVVSQVLIQDGRFAKVGSIGGGGGRFEVINLRGRTVIPGLIDNHVHFVRIGQAAGYDMRRLETAFSIDEVQQVVADTAADVEPGEFLTGLRGLARRQWSAPARHLTRFELDEAAPEHAVVISEGTNGQTNTLGRDRLRALGVTVSDAGAVNDDQAYLAMARFITLETKKRELLRAAEYALSVGLTGFIDEHGNILPEGTAGFLDRITGHDHILDLWRNGQLPVRVRARFGVRDAHSGGTDAPSLIETYAANRWELLGDAMFRQAGIGEWAPRGDNYQYSLRTIASRPIQYQQHLISTAEIQAHLDAVQQFADEHPDVNVGDLYWSMGHIDGLTVPQIEHSNRLGIGLIPQGWSYLTGNGAGPDFRSIVDLAEVPVGTGTDGARVAPLNPWTMVYYMTTGRNSGGALVNDGRQVTRHEALKLYAGPQQGWFCKEPDLMGGIAEGRYADLAVLSADVFDTRAVPDTKLRTMGSVLTVVDGVVRHDAGVL from the coding sequence ATGAGTCGACGTGATCTGAGCCGCCGCGGGTTCCTCGGCGCGGCGGGAGCGGCCGGAGTGACGGCGGCAGGGCTCGGCAGTGCGGCACTGGCGAACGCGGTGAGCCCAGCGGCCGCCGCGGCCGCCGGTGCCGGCCGCGAGGGCTCCGGCGTCGGACTGGCGCTGGTGAACGGCCGGATCCACACCTTCGACGGCACCGACCGCGTGGTCAGCCAGGTGCTGATCCAGGACGGCCGGTTCGCGAAGGTCGGCAGCATCGGAGGGGGCGGCGGCCGGTTCGAGGTGATCAACCTGCGCGGCCGCACCGTCATCCCCGGCCTGATCGACAACCACGTGCACTTCGTCCGCATCGGGCAGGCGGCCGGCTACGACATGCGCCGGCTCGAGACCGCCTTCTCGATCGACGAGGTGCAGCAGGTCGTCGCCGACACCGCGGCGGACGTCGAGCCGGGGGAGTTCCTCACCGGGCTGCGCGGCCTGGCCCGCCGGCAGTGGTCGGCGCCGGCCCGGCACCTGACCCGGTTCGAGCTGGACGAGGCCGCGCCGGAGCACGCCGTCGTGATCTCCGAGGGGACGAACGGCCAGACCAACACCCTGGGCCGGGACCGGCTGCGGGCGCTGGGCGTCACCGTCAGCGACGCTGGCGCGGTCAACGACGACCAGGCGTACCTGGCGATGGCCCGGTTCATCACGCTGGAGACGAAGAAGCGCGAGCTGCTGCGGGCGGCCGAGTACGCGCTGTCGGTCGGGCTCACCGGCTTCATCGACGAGCACGGCAACATCCTCCCGGAGGGCACGGCCGGTTTCCTCGACCGCATCACCGGGCACGACCACATCCTCGACCTGTGGCGGAACGGGCAGCTGCCGGTGCGCGTGCGGGCCCGCTTCGGCGTCCGCGACGCGCACTCCGGCGGCACCGACGCGCCGTCGCTGATCGAGACCTACGCCGCCAACCGCTGGGAGCTGCTCGGCGACGCGATGTTCCGCCAGGCCGGCATCGGCGAGTGGGCGCCTCGCGGCGACAACTACCAGTACTCGCTGCGCACCATCGCGAGCCGCCCGATCCAGTACCAGCAGCACCTCATCTCGACGGCGGAGATCCAGGCGCACCTCGACGCCGTCCAGCAGTTCGCCGACGAGCACCCGGACGTGAACGTGGGCGACCTGTACTGGAGCATGGGCCACATCGACGGCCTGACGGTGCCGCAGATCGAGCACTCGAACCGGCTGGGGATCGGGCTAATCCCGCAGGGCTGGTCGTACCTCACCGGCAACGGCGCGGGCCCGGACTTCCGCTCGATCGTCGACCTCGCCGAGGTCCCCGTCGGCACCGGCACCGACGGCGCCCGGGTCGCGCCGCTGAACCCCTGGACGATGGTCTACTACATGACCACCGGCCGGAACAGCGGCGGCGCCCTGGTCAACGACGGCCGGCAGGTCACCCGGCACGAGGCGCTGAAGCTCTACGCCGGGCCGCAGCAGGGCTGGTTCTGCAAGGAGCCGGACCTCATGGGAGGCATCGCCGAGGGCCGCTACGCCGACCTCGCCGTGCTCTCGGCCGACGTCTTCGACACCCGGGCCGTCCCGGACACGAAGCTGCGGACCATGGGCTCCGTGCTGACCGTCGTCGACGGCGTCGTCCGGCACGACGCCGGCGTCCTGTAG
- a CDS encoding amidohydrolase family protein: MGTRRRRLSRRGFLGAAGAAGVTAAGLGIATATAGAASAAGAGRVGSGIDLALVNGRIHTLDDQDTVVSQVLIRDGRIAQVGSIGGAGQRYEIVNLRGRTVVPGLIDNHVHFIRIGQAVGHDVRALETAFSVEAAQQVVAATAATVAPGEFLTALAGIAPRQFGPEGRFPNRAELDEAAPEHPVVIATTGAGQTNTLGRDRLRELGVTVLDDGTLPNQLNAYTALAAFITQETKRRELLRAADYALSLGLTTCMDDHGSAGGPPGTLDRVTGHDHYLDLVRAGTLHVRTRCRFPEQNDPAVLQEIVNHRWREFGSDLHQMSGIGEWAPRGANYQASLRIMAERGFLYHQHLISTQEIQAHLDAIRQFVTSRPDLPSPAELHWSLGHISGLTEAQVHEANELGVGLAPHGWQYLTGNSATPNFRMILDLAEVPVGTGLDGARVAPLNPWAGVYFMATGRHSGGQIAGDGSHVVSRTEAMRLYAGPQQGWFSKEEDRLGGIGAGRFADLAVLKADVFDPRAVPDAAIREMSSVLTIVGGRVVHDAGIV; this comes from the coding sequence ATGGGAACACGACGACGCCGGCTGAGCCGGCGCGGATTCCTCGGCGCGGCGGGCGCGGCAGGAGTGACGGCGGCCGGCCTGGGCATCGCCACGGCCACGGCCGGCGCCGCGTCCGCGGCCGGCGCCGGCCGGGTCGGCTCCGGCATCGACCTCGCGCTGGTCAACGGGCGCATCCACACGCTCGACGACCAGGACACCGTCGTCAGTCAGGTGCTCATCCGCGACGGGCGGATCGCCCAGGTCGGCAGCATCGGCGGCGCCGGCCAGCGCTACGAGATCGTGAACCTACGGGGGCGCACGGTCGTCCCCGGCCTGATCGACAACCACGTCCACTTCATCCGCATCGGGCAGGCGGTCGGGCACGACGTCCGGGCGCTCGAGACGGCGTTCTCCGTCGAGGCCGCCCAGCAGGTCGTCGCGGCGACGGCCGCCACCGTCGCGCCGGGGGAGTTCCTGACGGCCCTGGCCGGCATCGCGCCGCGCCAGTTCGGTCCCGAGGGCCGGTTCCCGAACCGGGCCGAGCTCGACGAGGCCGCGCCCGAGCACCCCGTCGTCATCGCCACCACCGGCGCCGGGCAGACCAACACGCTGGGCCGGGACCGGCTGCGCGAGCTGGGCGTCACCGTCCTCGACGACGGCACCCTGCCCAACCAGCTCAACGCGTACACGGCCCTGGCGGCGTTCATCACCCAGGAGACGAAGCGGCGCGAGCTGCTCCGCGCCGCCGACTACGCGCTCTCGCTCGGCCTCACCACCTGTATGGACGACCACGGCTCGGCGGGCGGTCCGCCCGGGACACTGGACCGCGTGACCGGGCACGACCACTACCTCGACCTGGTCCGGGCCGGCACGCTGCACGTGCGCACCCGCTGCCGGTTCCCGGAGCAGAACGACCCCGCCGTGCTGCAGGAGATCGTGAACCACCGGTGGCGCGAGTTCGGCTCGGACCTGCACCAGATGAGCGGCATCGGCGAGTGGGCGCCGCGCGGCGCGAACTACCAGGCGTCCCTGCGGATCATGGCCGAGCGCGGGTTCCTGTACCACCAGCACCTCATCTCCACCCAGGAGATCCAGGCCCACCTCGACGCGATCCGGCAGTTCGTCACGTCGCGGCCGGATCTCCCGTCGCCGGCCGAGCTGCACTGGAGCCTCGGGCACATCAGCGGGCTCACCGAGGCGCAGGTGCACGAGGCCAACGAGCTGGGCGTGGGTCTGGCACCGCACGGCTGGCAGTACCTCACCGGCAACTCCGCGACGCCGAACTTCCGGATGATCCTCGACCTCGCCGAGGTGCCGGTCGGGACGGGGCTCGACGGCGCCCGCGTGGCGCCGCTGAACCCCTGGGCCGGCGTCTACTTCATGGCCACCGGCCGGCACAGCGGCGGGCAGATCGCCGGCGACGGCTCGCACGTCGTCAGCCGGACGGAGGCGATGCGGCTCTACGCCGGACCGCAGCAGGGCTGGTTCAGCAAGGAGGAGGACCGGCTCGGCGGCATCGGCGCCGGCCGGTTCGCCGACCTCGCCGTCCTGAAGGCCGACGTCTTCGACCCGCGCGCGGTCCCCGACGCGGCGATCCGTGAGATGAGCTCGGTGCTCACGATCGTCGGCGGGCGCGTGGTGCACGACGCCGGCATCGTGTGA
- a CDS encoding MFS transporter, producing the protein MRGRDGGSPHSVWLLGVLLSAMTVCTLMQFVLAVLAPFITAEFDLSRTRYGSAASVLFLGAVVVSLLAGRLVDRFGAVVLLRALYAAAVGAFVLLAVTPGWAGVMLAALIMGVPLGLGNPVTNVVVVHRVPAALRGTATGLKQAGVQVGALLVGLTLPTVAAAYGWRAAGGLLAVVAAAGLAVALPLRGPLGARGAERSARRPRLSVPHPALTVYAVLAGVAASAVNAFLPLFAFEELGMPAQRAGVIVALLGLLGATSRVTVGVLGDRLPRFWLWLAGLAFAGAAATLALIPAMDRPGLVWAAVAGFGATAPGWQSAAMLGLMRDGDRDGRSAGVVIGGFLLGMVAGPLAFGRLTDHTGSYAAGWCLVAAALLVSGVLAAVSAVRTRA; encoded by the coding sequence ATGCGGGGCCGGGACGGCGGATCGCCGCACAGCGTGTGGCTGCTGGGCGTGCTGCTGTCCGCGATGACGGTGTGCACCCTGATGCAGTTCGTGCTCGCCGTCCTGGCCCCGTTCATCACCGCCGAGTTCGACCTGAGCCGGACCCGCTACGGCTCGGCGGCGAGCGTCCTGTTCCTCGGCGCCGTCGTCGTGTCGCTGCTGGCCGGGCGGCTGGTCGACCGGTTCGGCGCGGTCGTCCTGCTCCGCGCCCTGTACGCGGCCGCGGTGGGAGCGTTCGTGCTGCTCGCCGTCACCCCCGGCTGGGCAGGCGTGATGCTCGCGGCGCTGATCATGGGCGTACCGCTGGGTTTGGGCAACCCCGTCACCAACGTGGTGGTCGTGCACCGGGTGCCGGCCGCCCTGCGGGGGACCGCGACCGGGCTGAAGCAGGCCGGCGTGCAGGTCGGCGCGCTGCTGGTCGGGCTGACCCTGCCGACGGTCGCGGCGGCGTACGGCTGGCGGGCGGCTGGCGGGCTGCTCGCCGTCGTCGCCGCAGCGGGCCTGGCCGTCGCGCTGCCGCTGCGGGGTCCGCTGGGGGCCCGGGGCGCCGAACGATCAGCGCGGCGACCGCGGCTGTCCGTCCCGCACCCGGCGCTCACCGTCTACGCCGTCCTCGCCGGCGTCGCGGCCAGCGCCGTCAACGCGTTCCTGCCGCTCTTCGCGTTCGAGGAGCTCGGCATGCCGGCCCAGCGGGCCGGGGTGATCGTCGCGCTGCTCGGCCTGCTCGGCGCCACGTCCCGGGTGACGGTCGGCGTGCTGGGCGACCGGCTGCCGCGGTTCTGGCTCTGGCTGGCCGGGCTCGCCTTCGCCGGCGCGGCCGCGACGCTGGCGCTGATCCCGGCGATGGACCGGCCCGGCCTGGTCTGGGCGGCGGTGGCCGGCTTCGGCGCGACAGCGCCCGGCTGGCAGTCCGCGGCGATGCTGGGCCTGATGCGCGACGGCGACCGCGACGGCCGGTCCGCCGGCGTGGTCATCGGCGGCTTCCTGCTGGGGATGGTGGCGGGGCCGCTGGCGTTCGGCCGGCTCACCGACCACACCGGCAGCTACGCGGCCGGGTGGTGCCTGGTCGCCGCGGCGCTCCTCGTCTCGGGCGTCCTCGCCGCCGTTTCCGCCGTCCGCACCCGCGCCTGA
- a CDS encoding sensor histidine kinase, producing MSVFESELLPKLPLDSLLAEVQSRLQAVVAARDGVHALLEAVVSIGRELDLETALRRIVEAAIDLVDCRYGALGVIGPDGQLAQFVPIGVTVEEIARVAQWPHGRGLLGLLIKEPETLRLAEIGDHPESYGFPEGHPPMRGFLGVPIRIRDDVFGNLYLTEKNGGREFDEQDETIVTALATAAGIAIENARLFEASRRRETWLDASAEVTQALLSGSSVDEALTLIATHARTMSSAASAVVVAPEADGSGLMRVLAAAGDGAPPLRGLRFSGTGTLTQTVLESGEPRSVAEIRRGVEPSPLLDRLPTGPAMLVPLGTRPRVRGVLVLVKGIGDPPFAGAVMRMLHAFASQAAVGLELADARKEAERHGLVDDRERIARDLHDVVVQRLFASAMSLTAAARLIDRPDVAARVERTVDDLDATIRQIRSTIFALQSAKEDVTGTLRGRLVTTVQSASEQLGFAPGLQLVGELDTSVPAELGDQLVPVLQESLSNVVKHAHASQVTAVVELTGGWLRVTVADDGVGLPAERRNSGLANLAERAELLGGRFAAGRGATGGTVVRWEIPATPRAGREPRP from the coding sequence ATGAGTGTGTTCGAGTCGGAGCTTCTGCCGAAGCTGCCGCTCGATTCACTGCTGGCCGAGGTGCAGTCACGGTTGCAGGCCGTGGTGGCGGCCCGGGACGGGGTGCACGCACTGCTCGAGGCCGTGGTGTCGATCGGGCGGGAGCTCGACCTCGAGACAGCGCTGCGGCGCATCGTCGAGGCCGCCATCGACCTCGTCGACTGTCGCTACGGCGCCCTGGGCGTGATCGGCCCCGACGGTCAGCTCGCCCAGTTCGTCCCCATCGGGGTGACGGTCGAGGAGATCGCCCGGGTCGCCCAGTGGCCGCACGGCCGCGGCCTGCTGGGCCTGCTCATCAAGGAGCCCGAGACGCTGCGCCTGGCCGAGATCGGCGACCATCCGGAGTCGTACGGGTTCCCCGAGGGCCACCCGCCGATGCGCGGCTTCCTGGGGGTGCCGATCCGCATCCGCGACGACGTCTTCGGCAACCTGTACCTGACGGAGAAGAACGGCGGCCGCGAGTTCGACGAGCAGGACGAGACCATCGTCACGGCGCTCGCCACCGCCGCCGGCATCGCCATCGAGAACGCCCGGCTCTTCGAGGCCAGCCGGCGGCGCGAGACCTGGCTCGACGCGTCCGCCGAGGTCACCCAGGCGCTGCTGTCGGGCAGCTCCGTCGACGAGGCGCTGACCCTCATCGCGACCCATGCCCGGACGATGTCGTCGGCGGCGTCCGCGGTGGTCGTCGCGCCCGAGGCCGACGGCAGCGGGCTCATGCGCGTGCTCGCGGCCGCCGGCGACGGCGCGCCGCCGCTGCGGGGGCTGCGGTTCTCCGGCACCGGGACGCTGACGCAGACGGTGCTCGAGTCCGGCGAGCCGCGCTCGGTCGCCGAGATCCGCCGCGGCGTGGAGCCGTCGCCGCTGCTGGACCGGCTGCCGACGGGGCCGGCCATGCTGGTGCCGCTGGGCACCCGGCCGCGCGTCCGCGGCGTCCTCGTCCTGGTCAAGGGCATCGGCGACCCGCCCTTCGCCGGCGCCGTCATGCGCATGCTGCACGCGTTCGCCAGCCAGGCCGCCGTCGGGCTCGAGCTGGCCGACGCACGCAAGGAGGCCGAGCGTCACGGTCTGGTCGACGACCGCGAGCGGATCGCCCGCGACCTGCACGACGTCGTGGTCCAGCGGCTGTTCGCCAGCGCGATGAGCCTGACGGCGGCGGCCCGGCTCATCGACCGCCCCGACGTCGCGGCGCGGGTCGAGCGGACCGTCGACGACCTCGACGCGACGATCCGGCAGATCCGCTCCACGATCTTCGCGCTGCAGTCGGCCAAGGAGGACGTGACGGGCACCCTGCGCGGCCGCCTGGTGACGACGGTGCAATCGGCCTCCGAGCAGCTGGGGTTCGCGCCCGGCCTGCAACTGGTCGGCGAGCTGGACACGTCCGTGCCCGCCGAGCTGGGCGACCAGCTGGTGCCGGTGCTGCAGGAGTCGCTGTCGAACGTCGTCAAGCACGCCCACGCGAGCCAGGTCACCGCCGTCGTCGAGCTGACCGGCGGCTGGCTGCGCGTCACCGTCGCCGACGACGGCGTGGGGCTGCCGGCCGAGCGGCGCAACAGCGGCCTGGCCAACCTGGCGGAGCGGGCGGAGCTGCTCGGCGGTCGGTTCGCCGCCGGCCGCGGCGCCACCGGCGGCACCGTCGTGCGCTGGGAGATTCCCGCTACGCCTCGCGCTGGTCGCGAGCCTCGGCCTTGA
- a CDS encoding response regulator transcription factor → MSADRVVTVFLLDDHEVVRRGVAALLETEPDIEVVGEAGTAEQAMARIPALRPDVAILDVRLPDGDGVTVCREMRSQLPDLQCLMFTSFADDDALFDAVMAGAAGYVLKQVHGTDLIGAVRALALGKSLLDPESTARMLARLRERATRADPLAALTDQERRILDLIGEGLTNRQIGERMFLAEKTVKNYVSNLLAKLDMSRRTQAAALSAQLKAEARDQREA, encoded by the coding sequence GTGAGTGCTGATCGTGTCGTCACGGTCTTCCTGCTCGACGACCACGAGGTGGTCCGCCGCGGCGTGGCCGCGCTGCTCGAGACCGAGCCGGACATCGAGGTGGTCGGCGAGGCCGGCACCGCGGAACAGGCCATGGCCCGCATCCCGGCGTTGCGTCCCGACGTCGCGATCCTCGACGTGCGGCTGCCCGACGGCGACGGCGTCACCGTCTGCCGGGAGATGCGCTCGCAACTGCCCGACCTGCAGTGCCTGATGTTCACCTCGTTCGCCGACGACGACGCGCTGTTCGACGCCGTCATGGCCGGTGCCGCGGGCTACGTGCTCAAGCAGGTCCACGGCACCGACCTCATCGGCGCGGTGCGGGCGCTGGCGCTGGGCAAGTCGCTGCTGGACCCCGAGAGCACCGCGCGCATGCTGGCGCGGCTGCGCGAGCGGGCGACCCGGGCCGACCCGCTGGCCGCCCTGACCGACCAGGAGCGGCGCATCCTCGACCTCATCGGTGAGGGGCTGACGAACCGGCAGATCGGCGAGCGGATGTTCCTCGCCGAGAAGACCGTGAAGAACTACGTGTCGAACCTGCTCGCCAAGCTCGACATGAGCCGGCGCACCCAGGCCGCCGCGCTGTCGGCGCAGCTCAAGGCCGAGGCTCGCGACCAGCGCGAGGCGTAG